The sequence CGCAACGGCACCACCATCTCCATCCGCAAGTTCTTCAAGGACAAGCTGAGCATCGACTCGCTGTTGAAGTTCAAGTCGCTGACCAAGCCCATGGCGCGCCTCATCGAGGCCGGCATCGCCACCAAGCTCAACATGCTGGTGGCCGGCGGCACGGGCTCCGGCAAGACGACGCTGCTCAACATCGTCTCGTCCCTCATCCCGGACGAGGAGCGCATCCTCACCATCGAGGACTCCGCCGAGCTCCAGCTCAACCAGTCCCACATCGTGGCCTTCGAGTCCCGCCCCGCCGACAAGTTCGGCAAGGGCGCCGTGGACATGGGTGACCTGCTGCACTCCGCGCTGCGTCTGCGCCCGGACCGCATCGTGGTGGGCGAGGTGCGCGGCGGCGAGGCCTTCCACCTCATGCAGGCCATGAACACCGGCCACGGCGGCTCGCTGGCCACCACGCACGCGAACACGCCCACGGACACGCTGCGCCGCATCGAGTCCCTGTGCCTCATGTCGTCCGTGGAGCTGCCCATGGTCGCCGTGCGCGCCCAGGTGGCCAGCGCCATCAACTTCATCATCTGCTGCGAGCGCCTCCACGACGGCAGCCGCAAGACGATTGCCCTGTCGGAGGTGCTGCCCCTCAACGAGAAGGGCGAGTACCGCACCCAGGACATCTTCGTCTTCACGCCCGTCGCCAAGGACGAGCACGAGAACATCCTGGGCTACCACGCGCCCACCGGCATCATCCCCAACTTCATCCAGAAGGCGCGCGCGTACGGCTTCACCGACCTGGACGACGCCTTCTTCGACCCGGCCACCTACGGCGTGCCGCCCCCGCCCAGCTTCCACGTGGGCGAGGCGTACACGCTGCGCTGGGCCCCCTCGCTGAAGCACCGCGAGCAGGGACTGCCAGACCCCGCGCACTTCAAGGAGGACTGGGAGCGCTTCGAACAGGTGCTGCGCAACGCGGCTCCGGACGGTCCGGTCTCCGGCCCCAAGCCCGCGGCCACCCCGCCCAAGCCCGCCGCGCCGCCGGCTCCGCCGCCCGCGAAGGCCGCGCCCGCGCTGCGCCCCTCGCTGCCGCCGCGCCCGCCGCCTCCGCAGGACGACGACAAGACGCCGCCGCCCACGCGCAACCCGTTCGCGGAGCAGGAGGACACCCGCGCCTCCGCCGCCTCGGAGCCGCTGGTGCAGGTGTCCGAGGACCTGCTCGCGGAGGCCCCGCCCGCGCGCAACACGCCGCCGCCGCGCCGTCCGCCGCCCGCGCCCGCTCGGCCTGGCGCGCCGCCGTCCAACACGCTGCGCGCGGGTGCGACGCCCACGCGCCGTCCGCCGGGTCCGCCGCCACCGCCCTCCGACGACCTGGACGAGGACGAGGACGACGACCGGCCGAAGACGGAGCTGAACACGTCCGAGAAGACGCAGATCCGCCCCGCGCCGGAGCGTCCGCGCCGCTAGCCCGAGCCGTGCGCGGGGACCTTCCGGGTCCTTCGCGCACCGGCGACGTGATGCATCCGCGTGGGGCGCCCGGCGCCGGACACCGGTGTCGCCCCCGGGTGGGTGGGGCCCTGTCCCACCACGCGGGTCGGCGAATCCTGACCTTGCGAGGAGGACGGGTCAGGGAGAAAGTGCTCCCGTGTTGATCCCCTTCCTCGCCGCGCTCACCCTGGTGGTCGCTCAGGCGCCCGCACCCGCCTCCTCCGCGAAGCCCGTCACCGTGTTGCTGGCGCCGACGGACGCGGCGCGCGGAACGCCGCGCTACCTCATCGGAATCGCCCAGGAGCACGTGGCCGAGCAGCTCAAGGCCCGGGGCCTGGAGGTGATCCGCGTGGAGGACGTGACGCGCACCCTGACGAAGAAGCAGCGCACGGCGATGATGCGCTGCAAGCGCACGCAGCCGGCGTGCATCGCGTCGCTGGGCGCGGCGGCGAAGACGGACGTGGTGATGGTGACGGAGGTGCTGCCGTACCTCAACGGCTACAAGGCCGGCGTGCGCGTGTACACGGCACAGGACGGCGCGCCCCTCACGGAGCACTCGGTGCCGGAGGTGAAGAAGGACCAGGTGATGGACGCGCTGACGCGGTCCCTGGATGAAGTGGTGCCCATCACGATGCGGGTGCTGCGTCCGGAGCCGGTGGCGCCGCCGCCGGTGACGCCGCCCGTGGCGCAGGTGACGCCGCAGGTGACGCCGGGGGAGAAGCAGCCCTTGCCGGGGCCGGACCTGACGCCGGGCGTGCAGCCGCCCACGGACCTGGGGCTGAGTGACACGCCGAAGGTGGAGACGCCGGGACGGCGCAAGTGGGCCTGGGTGCCGGCGGCGGGCGGCGTGGTGCTGGCGGGCGTGGGGACGGTGTTCTACGTGCAGTCGCGCGGGAAGCTCAGCGACCTGAACAACAACGAGTTTCCCACGCTGGCGGAGGCGGAAAAGGTCCGCGACTCCGGCAAGCGTTCCCAGACGATTGGCGTGGTGGGCATCGGCGTGGGCGCGGCGGCCATCGCGGCGGGCGCGTTGATGTACTTCCTGCCGGTGAAGCAGACGAACGTTCAGCCGTCCGTGACGCTCACGCCGCAGGGCGGTGGATTGAGCTTCGCTGGGACGTGGCAGTGAGCACGGGGAAAGCCATGCGGAACCTCTGGAAGGTCGGCGCGCTGAGCGCGGTGTTCGGTGCGGTGCTCGGCATGGGCGGCTGCAGTGATTTCCAAGCCGCCTATGAAGGCTGCCAGGACGCGGGCCGCTGCGGACCGCAGGCCAACGAGGACGGAGGCAGCGACGCCGGTGATGCGGGCGACGGCGGCGAGGTCGTTGAGCCGGAGCCGACCTGCACTCCCGTCTCTGACACGGATGAGCCTGACCCCAAAGCCCAGGACCTGAACTGCGACGGCGTCGACGGCATGGCGGACGCCGGCTACTTCGTGGATCCGATTCGCGGCAAGGACACGGATGACGGCACCCAGAAAGCACCTCTGCTGACCCTGCACAGGGCGCTGGAGTTGATTCAGGCCGCCGGTCCCACCGCTACGCGTACGCACGTGTACCTGGGCGTCGGTACGTACAACGAGCCAGAGACCGTGGTGACCACACCGGTGTCACTGCACGGTGGCTACCGGTGGAACGGACCGGGTGACCGTTACTGGAGCCGCTTCAAGAGCACCACTCCCACGCTGGTGAATGGTGGCACGCTGGCGTTCACGGTGCGTGGTGTGACGGGCGTCCTCCTGGACTCGTTGTACATCGTATCCTCGAGCACAAGCACTGACGGCGGAGCCTCGGTGGTGCTCAAGGTCTTGAACAGCGCGGACACAACCTTGCGCGGCACCCGCCTTGAGTCAGGTTCCGGCGGCACCGGTGCATCGGGTTCTGCTGGAGGAGTCGGAGCCACCGGAGGGGTCGGTGTCATGGGCCAGGATGGAGGGGTTGACCAAGCTGGCAGCAGCAGGGGTGGTGGCGCGACGACCTGCGCGGTGGGGGGTGCCCGAACGGGTGGATCCAGCGGTGCAGGAGTCACGATTGGAGATGGTCAGGCTGGGTTCAAGGGCTTTCCCTTGGACCGCGGTGGTGTCGGAGGACAGGGCGGTGACGCAGGAGTCTTCGAATGTCCCAACGGAGCTTTCTGTTACTGCTTCGTCTCGAACGGAGCCGCTGGTGACAATGGACTGGATGCGAATGATGCAGGCGTATCAGGCAGAGCCGGCATCGCGGCATTGGGACAATTGGATGCGCTCACTGGCAGCTGGGCCTGGGGACCTGACGCACTGATACATGGTCAGGGGGGTGGAATCGGTCCTGCTGGTGGAGGCGGAGGCGGTGGAGGCGGCGGTGGCGCATGTGCCGCGACTGCCTCACCAACTGTGCCCAATGGCTCGGCCGCAGGCTCCGGTTCTGGCGGCAGTGGTGGCGCGGGCGGATGTGGCGGTCTCCCAGGCAGCGGTGGCCTCAATGGAGGTGCCTCCATCGCGCTCGTCGTGATCAACTCCCGTGTCACACTGACAGGAATGTCCCAGGTCCAGGCTGGTCCGGGAGGCACTGGCGGCGACGGCAAGGAAGGCGGCCTTGGCGGCGAAGGTGGTGACGGCGGGGTCGGCGGTACCGGGGTGAGCACCACCTTCAAGGTGGACAACAAGGATCCGCTCTACACGGTTTATAGCGGCACGGGTGGAGTCGGAGGCAAGGGTGGGCAAGGGGGCCGCGGTGGTGCAGGTGGAGGTGGCGCTGGAGGCCCGTCCGTGGGGGTCTGGTGCAAGGGAGACGCTGGGATAACGCTCATCGACAGCCAGGTCATGAAGGGCGCAGGAGGCCAAGGTGGAGCGAGTAACGGCGGAAACAATGGCCCCCCCGGGCTCGCTCAGGACTTCGTCGACTGCACCTTCGTCGACGCCGGGACGCCCTGACCCACTGCATCGCCTGCTGCTGGACAGCGGCGGGTGAGAAAACGAGACCCGGGGGCAGGTGCCTGTTTGCTTGCCCTGCATCCACGGGCCGTGACTTCGCTTCCCGGGATTTCACCTGTTACGCTCTCCCGCGGTGGAGATGTCATCCGAGCTGATCTGCGAAACCTGCGGCCTCACCGTTCCGTCCGAGACGGCGGTGTGCCCTCGCGATGGCACCGTCGTGCTGTCGTCGTTCCAGCCGACTCCACCGGAACCGAAGGTCATCGTGGAGCACTCCGGTAACGAAGCCTCCGCCCTCTCCGATCCCCTCATCGGCCTGAAGCTGGGCGAGTACGAACTGCGCTCACGCATCGGCGTCGGCGGCATGGGGCTCGTCTACGACGGCATCCAGCCCCTCATCGGCAAGCGCGTCGCCGTGAAGGTGCTGCGCCCCGAACTGGCGCACTCGTCCGAACAGGTGGCCCGCCTCCTCGCGGAGGCCCGCGCCGTCAACGCCATCCGCCACCGCGGCATCATCGACATCTTCGGCTTCGGCCAGCTCCCCGACGGTCGCCAGTACATCGTCATGGAGTACCTCGAAGGCCAGCCGCTCGACGCCATCCTCGCGGAGAAGGGCCGCATCCCCGTCCCGGAGGCGCTGTCCCTCCTGGATGAAGTGCTCGCCGCCCTGGGCGCCGCGCACGGTGCGGGCGTGGTGCACCGCGACCTCAAGCCCAGCAACATCTTCCTCGTGCGCCAGCCGGACGGCTCGCGCTACGTGAAGCTGCTGGACTTCGGGCTCGCCAAGCGCGGCGAGGGCCCCACCGGCCGCACCGCGCAGACGCGCACCGACATGGTCGTCGGCACCCCGGAGTACATGGCGCCCGAGCAGGCCCGCGGCCAGTCCGTGGGCCCCATGACGGACCTGTACGCCATGGGCGTCGTCACCTTCGAGATCATCACCGGCCGGCTGCCCTTCATCGGCAGCTCCCCGGTGGACCTGCTCATGAAGCACGTGGAGGCCCGCCCTCCCCGGCCGTCGGAGTTCGTCCCCGACCTGCCGCCCGCCGTGGACGCCTTCATCCTGCAGATGCTCACCAAGGACCCGGAGACGCGCCCCAACTCCGCGGATGTCCTGCGTCAGCACCTGGCCAAGCTGCGCCGCACCCTGCGCGCCACGCGCACCAACCCCACCGCGCCCGCCCCTGTCGAGCCCGCGCCGCCCAAGCCGGCCCCCGCCGTCGCCGTCAGCGACGTGGACGCGCGCCGCCCCACCACCCAGGTTCCGCCGCCGGTCCCGCCCGAGGACCTGATGGTGCCGCAGGAAGAGCCCCCGTCGCTGCGGCGCTTCGTGCCCATCGCCTTGGGCGCGGCCGTGCTGCTCACCGCCGTGGGCGTCGTCGTCGCCACGCGCCGTGGCGGTGAGACGCCTCCGCCCGTCGTCGCCGTCGCGGCGCCGCCTCCCGCGCCGAAGCTCGAACCCGCGCCGCTGCCTCCCGCGCCGAAGTTCGAACCCGCGCCCGCGCAGGAAGCGGCCACTCCGCCCGCGCCTGTCGCGGAGGCCCCGCCGAAGCAGGCGGAGCCTGGCCCCAAGGTCGCGGCGAAGGCCACGCCTTCCGGGACGGGCCGCTCGGTGCCCCGTGGCAACCGGACTCCGTCCGAGGAGGAACTGCTGGCGGAGATCCGCTCGGTCGCGGCCCGGATCAAGAACAACACCCGGCTGGGCGAGGCGGAACGAAAGCGCTTCGTCGGGTTCCTCTATCAGCTCCAGCAGGACGCCGAGGAATCCACCGCCGCGGACCGGCTTCGCATCGTGAAGGACCTCAACGACGTGAAGCAGGAAGCGCTCTAGCCCTCCCGCCGCCATGACCGCGCCCCCAGGTCCTGCGCTGCTCGCGGTGGACCTGGGACTGCGCAGCGGGCTCGCGCGCTTCGGCGCGGACGGGCGGCTGCAGTGGTACCGCTCGCAGAACTTCGGCACGCACGCGCGGCTCAAGCGCGCGGTGCCCGCCGTGCTCCAGGACGCGTCCCCGCTCGCGTGGCTCGTGCTGGAGGGCGGTGGCCCCATCGCGGACGTCTGGGAGCGCGAGGCCCTGCGCCGCGCCCTGCCCGTGCTGCGCGTGGCCGCCGAGGACTGGCGCCACCGGCTGCTCTACGCGCGCGAGCAGCGCAGCGGCGCACTGGCGAAGGACGCCGCGGATGGACTCGCGCGGCGGGTCATCGACTGGTCCCACGCGCCCCGCCCCACCTCGCTGCGCCACGACGCCGCGGAGGCCATCCTGCTGGGCCTGTGGGGCGCGCTGGAGGTGGGCTGGCTTGCGCAGGTCCCCGCGGAGGTGCGGCGCTGAGGACGGCCCGCTACTTCACCGACAGGCACGCCACCGGCTGCGCGATGGCGTTGCGCGCGCGCTCCTCGCTCACCAGCGCGTAGCCCGCCAGGTCCTGCAGCAGCAGGTCGCGGTTCTGCCGGATGAGGCTCGCGTTCTTGCAGGCCTTGAGGTCGCCGTAGAACCCGTACGGCGGCAGCGCGAGCTGCAGCTCCGCCAGCTCCGACAACTGGAGCTCGCCCAGCTCCCGGCCGAAGAGCTTGCGGGCCGCGTCCTCCACGCCGATGACGCCGCGCTCGAAGCGGATGGTGGACAGGTCGTAGGCGACGAGCTGGTCCTTCTGGAAGAAGGCGTGCAGCCGGTGCGCCGCCACGGACAGCGGCAGCTCGCCCTCGATGCCAATCTGCCGCGCGATGCGCATGGCCAGGTGGCGCTCGCAGGAGCCGTCCCCGGGAGGCGCCGTGCCCAGCGTCACGCCGGCGAACAGGCGCCACGCCCACGCGCGGCCGTCCTCGCGCGGCGTCTGGAAGTACGTGGGGCAGTCCATCTGGCGGATGTAGAGCGCCACCAGGTCCTTGGGCATCCGCGAGAAGTCCGGCCGCGTGAAGGTCACCGCCGCGCGCTCCCGGCCGCCCTGGTCCATCCGGCCGGCCAGCACGCTCATCCGGTCGCCCTCGATGCGGTGGCGCAGCTGGCTCTCGACGTCGAACTCGCTCTCCAGACGCGGCAGCTTGCTGGCCGTGTACAGGTACGTGAGCGGAATCACCACGCCGGCCAGGCCGACCAGGAACATGAACAGCCAGAAAACGGTCTTCACGGGGCCGACTCTAGCAGGGGGAGGCACGCGCCAGGAGGACCGGTTAGAAAGCCACCCATGAGCGACTGGCACACCGCCACCGTCACCGCCCGGAAGCCCGCGGCGGATGGACTCACCGACTGGGTGCTCGACATCGGCGGGACGCCGCTGGTGGGCTCGCACGCCCACCCGGGGCAGTACGTCCAGCTGCGCCTTCCCGGTGGGGAGCCGGGCATGTTCGCCATCGCCTCGCCGCCGGCCCCCCATGGCACGCGGTGGGAGTTCCTGCTCAAGGACGACGGCTCGCTGCCCGCCGCGCTGCTGCGCCTGCCCGTGGGCGCGAGCGTGGAGGTGAAGCGTCCGGAGGGCCCCGGCTTCCCCATGGAGAAGGCGCGCGGCCGCGACCTGCTGCTGTTCGCCAGCGGCTCCGGCATCTCCGCCATCCGCCCCGTCATCGCCGCCGTGCGACAGGAGCGCGGCGCATATGGCCAGGTGACGCTGTACTTCGGCGCGCGCACGGCGGGCGGCTTCGCGTACCAGCATGAGCTGGAGCAATGGCAGGCGGACGGCGTGCGCGTGCTGTGCACCGTGAGCCGCCCCGGCGCCAGCGGCTGGCAGGGCCTTGTCGGCTACGTGCAGGCCCACCTGGGCGAGGAGCGGCTGGAGCAGGCCATCGCCTTCGTGTGCGGCCCGTCCGACATGGTGCAGGACGTGATGGCCCAGCTGGCCCGGCGCGGCGTTCCCAGGAACGCCGTGTTCCTCAACTACTGAGCCGCCGGAGCGGCCGGAGCCGCTCGCGGCTCCACCGTGGGAGACGCGTAGCGCACGCCCACCACCACCGCCGCCGGGTCGCTCTCCTGGCTGCCGGTGGCCTTCTGCGGCGTCCACGCGGCCACGCCCACCTGGCGCCCATCCGGCGCGAAGCGCACGCGCCGCACGGACCAGCCGAACTCCAGCTCGCCCTTCGCTTCCGGCGCGCCGTCGACGAAGAGGTACACGCGCCGGTCCCACCCGCCCGTCGCCAGCGAGCGCCCATCCGGGGAGATGGCCGCGGTGGACACCACGCCGTGGTGCAGCTCCCACTTGTGCAGCACCTGGCCGGAGGCCGCGTTCACCAGTGCGCCCGCGTTCCACGGGCCCTGGGGCTCCTCGATGCCCTTGCGCTCGCGCTCGTAGACGGTGCGGTTGCGCTCCGCCTTCTCCTGGCTGAAGGCCACGCCCAGGCGCTGGCCGCGCGCGTCCACGGTGACGTCGTTGACATGCGCCGGGAAGGTGAAGTCCAGGCGCGGCG comes from Corallococcus macrosporus and encodes:
- a CDS encoding CpaF family protein, with translation MTMYTESLRAFLKPVLPYLDDESVSEIMINGPTDVWIERKGRLIKTDASFSEEGLIGAARNMAQFVGRPLSEERPRLDARLPDGSRIHVVIPPIARNGTTISIRKFFKDKLSIDSLLKFKSLTKPMARLIEAGIATKLNMLVAGGTGSGKTTLLNIVSSLIPDEERILTIEDSAELQLNQSHIVAFESRPADKFGKGAVDMGDLLHSALRLRPDRIVVGEVRGGEAFHLMQAMNTGHGGSLATTHANTPTDTLRRIESLCLMSSVELPMVAVRAQVASAINFIICCERLHDGSRKTIALSEVLPLNEKGEYRTQDIFVFTPVAKDEHENILGYHAPTGIIPNFIQKARAYGFTDLDDAFFDPATYGVPPPPSFHVGEAYTLRWAPSLKHREQGLPDPAHFKEDWERFEQVLRNAAPDGPVSGPKPAATPPKPAAPPAPPPAKAAPALRPSLPPRPPPPQDDDKTPPPTRNPFAEQEDTRASAASEPLVQVSEDLLAEAPPARNTPPPRRPPPAPARPGAPPSNTLRAGATPTRRPPGPPPPPSDDLDEDEDDDRPKTELNTSEKTQIRPAPERPRR
- a CDS encoding serine/threonine-protein kinase — translated: MSSELICETCGLTVPSETAVCPRDGTVVLSSFQPTPPEPKVIVEHSGNEASALSDPLIGLKLGEYELRSRIGVGGMGLVYDGIQPLIGKRVAVKVLRPELAHSSEQVARLLAEARAVNAIRHRGIIDIFGFGQLPDGRQYIVMEYLEGQPLDAILAEKGRIPVPEALSLLDEVLAALGAAHGAGVVHRDLKPSNIFLVRQPDGSRYVKLLDFGLAKRGEGPTGRTAQTRTDMVVGTPEYMAPEQARGQSVGPMTDLYAMGVVTFEIITGRLPFIGSSPVDLLMKHVEARPPRPSEFVPDLPPAVDAFILQMLTKDPETRPNSADVLRQHLAKLRRTLRATRTNPTAPAPVEPAPPKPAPAVAVSDVDARRPTTQVPPPVPPEDLMVPQEEPPSLRRFVPIALGAAVLLTAVGVVVATRRGGETPPPVVAVAAPPPAPKLEPAPLPPAPKFEPAPAQEAATPPAPVAEAPPKQAEPGPKVAAKATPSGTGRSVPRGNRTPSEEELLAEIRSVAARIKNNTRLGEAERKRFVGFLYQLQQDAEESTAADRLRIVKDLNDVKQEAL
- a CDS encoding transglycosylase domain-containing protein, giving the protein MKTVFWLFMFLVGLAGVVIPLTYLYTASKLPRLESEFDVESQLRHRIEGDRMSVLAGRMDQGGRERAAVTFTRPDFSRMPKDLVALYIRQMDCPTYFQTPREDGRAWAWRLFAGVTLGTAPPGDGSCERHLAMRIARQIGIEGELPLSVAAHRLHAFFQKDQLVAYDLSTIRFERGVIGVEDAARKLFGRELGELQLSELAELQLALPPYGFYGDLKACKNASLIRQNRDLLLQDLAGYALVSEERARNAIAQPVACLSVK
- a CDS encoding NAD-binding oxidoreductase: MSDWHTATVTARKPAADGLTDWVLDIGGTPLVGSHAHPGQYVQLRLPGGEPGMFAIASPPAPHGTRWEFLLKDDGSLPAALLRLPVGASVEVKRPEGPGFPMEKARGRDLLLFASGSGISAIRPVIAAVRQERGAYGQVTLYFGARTAGGFAYQHELEQWQADGVRVLCTVSRPGASGWQGLVGYVQAHLGEERLEQAIAFVCGPSDMVQDVMAQLARRGVPRNAVFLNY